TTCACATTAATTTGTTGAGATCAGTGTCCAGATATTCCTCATCCACAATTAGAAAATCCATCCTCTAAGTACCATAAAAGGTTTTGAAACAGGCTGTTCTAAACTCTGGGGAAAGGGCAATGCAAGTGTAGAAATGATGAAACTAAGACGTCTTCCCATTCTACAGTCACTGTTGTCACAGTGCTTGTCCTTAGCGGTGTTTGTACTACCAGAAATATGGTGAGTATATTATGACAAATGAAAGTTACTTTGTGTATAAAGTTATTTCTAAAAAAgctaattaataatatttaatttagccTAACCTTCATTTAGCAACCACTTTGCAAGACTGTTTTGGCAGTCAGAATacacaacatttaatatgtGTCTCTGTATCATGAATTACTACCACGTGCTTAATAACTTTCTAATTTTCTTCCAGGCCAGTAAATTAACACACCAGCAGATCACAGAATATAAGGGAGTTTTCGAGATGTTTGATGAAGAGGGAAATGGAGATGTGAAGACGCAGGAGCTGGAAAGACTGATGAGTTTAATGGGAATCAATCCTACAAAGAGAGAGCTTAGCCAGATGGCCAAAGATGTGGACAAAAATGGTGAGTATGAGTTCAGACTGCTCATAAACCACAATCTAGGAAAACAATTATACATAGATTTGAAATTATAACACTGGTTATTCTTTTATTGCCTTGGGTTATTTGTCTGATCAATTGAtataatgttaattttttattacCCTATGTAGTTTGTAATGGTGGTGTATTTGAGTGTTATTGTAAGCTAGTGTTATTTACACACTCAAGTAACTGCTTTAAAAATGAGTGCCTTTAAGAAATGGTTTGCATGTATTGTGAGCTACACCTGGAGGCAAAGAGGTCAGCAGAAGCTACATCTCTTTAAAGTTCAAGCCAATCCACATCAGTAATTAAAGTGCTAAATTTGGCTTTGTAATTGTAGCCTGGCCACTTACATTCCAGCTAAAGTGCTGGAAGGTAGGTAAAAGGGATGTTTGCCAGTTGTGGATTCTCGAAATACATTCTCGATGTATTTCGAATTACCCTTTGTGATTGATCCATCAGTCCATCAGATTTAAGATTCATAATGCAGATCCTTGTGCACCCTTAGTAATATCTTCCAAAATGCATAATATAAATCCATAACATTTTCTATtgctgcagttttctgtttttatatccaCATTCATCACTAGGTGGcaatgttttattgtgtctGACCTGTGCCTAGTGAGttgtacacatatacacacagcaacagctgGACATTGCTACATTTGACAAATGTAGCCTATTGAAGTTAATTCTAGTATCCTAGAATTAAACTGTTGGAAACAATTCCATGACCAGTTTAGGACCGGGGGGTATGTTCattcagtttatttcagtttttttactgacatgttttgctgttggttcttttgcaatttaaattcccattttttttacattttatattttacatatcaTATCCAAAAAATATGTTCCAATCTATCACAGGGAAAAAGAATTACAGAATTCCGCAAATCAATTTAAAGTTGAGTTTAAATTAAGTATAAGTATATTGTGTCAAATCAAGTACAATTTTACATAACTAACAAAGTATAGTCATAGGTATTTTGTGCCATTTACTTTCATGTTTCCTATATCAACTTAACCTCAACTGTCcactttgcttttctctctgaactAATGAGTCACAAGGAATTCAACCAGAGatttattgcaattttaaaattctttgtcTAAATTGTGATAAATACCAAATCACAGACAGATTTCcaaaaagcttaaaaatgtCTCATCAAAATTTACCCAGTGTAAGAATTGGATTATTTATTCCATTTAAAGGtcaaatgttgcttttgttttattgcatatACAACTGAACATGGTCTGTAATGTATTGTTTCTTTGATGATAGAGGTATGTATCTTTTCATATTTGTCCACTGGTCTGACCCACTAACAATCTGAAGATGATTCTGTTTGTGAGATTTCAGGTAAAGGCGTATTTAACTGTGACAGCTTCCTGGGTCTGATGGCACTGTACCATGAAAGGACCAAAAACCAGGATGCTGAACTCAGAGCtgcttttaaagtttttgatAAAGAGGCCAAGGGATATATTGACTGGAATACACTCAAGTGAgaataacatttgtatttaaaaaacaagggATTTATTTGTCCAGTTTGTTGTGGACATTACAAACTGAACTATACAGGACCTATAAATGCTTGACAAgtaatgtcttattttgttcCCAAATTAAATAATAACGTGACATTAAGTTTGTTCATTaggttttaattgtttaattttcagGT
This genomic interval from Channa argus isolate prfri chromosome 5, Channa argus male v1.0, whole genome shotgun sequence contains the following:
- the si:ch211-161c3.5 gene encoding calglandulin isoform X1, whose product is MGAVTLQSALGNPTLQQRWEENLRLAFPLEMASKLTHQQITEYKGVFEMFDEEGNGDVKTQELERLMSLMGINPTKRELSQMAKDVDKNGKGVFNCDSFLGLMALYHERTKNQDAELRAAFKVFDKEAKGYIDWNTLKYVLTNAGEPLNEIEAEEMMKEADKDRDGTIDYEEFVAMMTGNLFKMS
- the si:ch211-161c3.5 gene encoding calglandulin isoform X3, which translates into the protein MASKLTHQQITEYKGVFEMFDEEGNGDVKTQELERLMSLMGINPTKRELSQMAKDVDKNGKGVFNCDSFLGLMALYHERTKNQDAELRAAFKVFDKEAKGYIDWNTLKYVLTNAGEPLNEIEAEEMMKEADKDRDGTIDYEEFVAMMTGNLFKMS